From the Sebastes fasciatus isolate fSebFas1 chromosome 3, fSebFas1.pri, whole genome shotgun sequence genome, one window contains:
- the lrrtm1 gene encoding leucine-rich repeat transmembrane neuronal protein 1 translates to MLMDFLLIGLYLKWPLKKPPGLILCLLGIFLRTVPLVEGVCPRLCRCDSKLLYCEGLNLTDIPRNLSSAMGLSMRENNLTELREGQLVGLSQLTWLYLDHNNIDIVEEGAFDRLRRVKELDLSSNRIEILPNGTFRPLPNLRILDLSYNRLQALEPDLFHGLRKLTNLHLRYNALKFVPVRIFQDCRSMQFLDLGYNQLQSLARNSFAGLFKLTELHLEHNELVKVNLAHFPRLITLRTLYMHNNRATVVVNTLDWTWHFLEKIDLSANEIEYMEPHVFESAPNLKVLMLDSNRLTYVDQRILDSWSSLDSITLAGNDWECSRNVCALASWLSAFRGQRDNSLLCSSPDTAQGEDVLDAVYAFQLCEDPPMEVTTAGLYASTRDLAQGGSVFLGPFTPNPYEGSEVVTSTFTVTVGHDDLESTMQIHKVVTGTMALIFSFLIIVLMLYVAWKCFPAGIRQLRQCFSSQRRKQKQKQSMQQMAAISTPEYYVDYKPNHIEGALVIINEYGSCTCQQQPSRECEV, encoded by the coding sequence ATGCTAATGGATTTCCTTCTAATTGGACTGTACTtaaagtggccactgaagaAGCCCCCTGGGTTGATACTGTGTTTATTGGGGATTTTTCTGAGAACGGTCCCCTTGGTAGAGGGGGTCTGTCCAAGGCTGTGCCGCTGCGACAGCAAGCTGCTGTACTGCGAGGGGCTCAACCTCACAGACATTCCCCGCAATCTGAGCAGCGCCATGGGCCTGTCCATGAGAGAGAACAACTTGACCGAGCTGCGTGAAGGCCAGCTGGTTGGTCTGTCACAGCTCACCTGGCTCTACCTAGATCACAACAACATTGACATTGTCGAGGAGGGTGCATTTGACAGGCTAAGACGGGTCAAGGAGTTAGACCTCAGCAGCAACCGGATTGAGATTCTGCCAAATGGTACCTTTAGGCCCCTCCCAAACCTGCGCATCCTGGACCTCTCATACAACAGGCTGCAGGCACTGGAGCCTGACCTGTTCCACGGCCTTAGAAAGCTCACCAATTTGCATTTGCGCTACAATGCTCTCAAATTTGTGCCAGTGCGGATTTTTCAAGACTGCCGGAGCATGCAGTTTCTGGACTTGGGATACAACCAACTGCAGAGCCTAGCACGAAACTCCTTCGCTGGCCTCTTCAAGTTGACTGAGTTGCATCTTGAGCACAATGAGCTGGTTAAAGTCAACCTGGCCCACTTCCCTCGCCTCATCACTTTACGTACTCTGTACATGCACAACAATCGTGCCACTGTTGTTGTCAATACACTGGACTGGACATGGCATTTTTTAGAGAAGATCGACCTATCGGCCAATGAAATCGAGTACATGGAGCCGCACGTTTTCGAGAGCGCACCCAACCTCAAGGTGCTGATGCTGGACTCCAATCGGTTGACCTACGTGGACCAGCGTATCCTGGATTCGTGGTCGTCTTTGGACAGCATCACCCTGGCAGGGAATGACTGGGAGTGCAGTCGCAACGTGTGTGCCTTGGCCTCTTGGCTGAGTGCCTTCCGAGGCCAGCGTGACAATTCCCTGCTGTGTTCAAGCCCCGACACCGCACAGGGCGAGGATGTGTTGGATGCTGTCTATGCTTTTCAGCTATGTGAGGACCCCCCAATGGAGGTAACTACAGCAGGCCTGTACGCCTCTACAAGGGATCTGGCCCAGGGTGGTTCTGTTTTCCTGGGCCCATTTACCCCCAACCCTTACGAGGGTAGCGAGGTGGTCACCAGCACTTTCACTGTCACAGTGGGCCATGACGACCTGGAGAGCACCATGCAGATCCACAAGGTGGTGACAGGCACCATGGCGCTCATCTTCTCCTTCCTCATCATTGTGCTCATGCTGTATGTGGCATGGAAGTGCTTTCCAGCCGGAATAAGACAGCTGAGGCAGTGCTTCAGCAGTCAGCGCCGTAAGCAAAAGCAAAAGCAAAGCATGCAGCAGATGGCTGCGATCTCCACACCGGAGTACTATGTTGACTATAAGCCCAACCACATTGAGGGAGCTCTGGTAATCATCAATGAATATGGCTCTTGCACTTGCCAACAGCAACCTTCTCGGGAATGTGAGGTGTGA